The Apodemus sylvaticus chromosome 17, mApoSyl1.1, whole genome shotgun sequence genome contains a region encoding:
- the LOC127667344 gene encoding lymphocyte antigen 6D-like — protein MRTHLLWLLPLILLASSAQALRCHECSGTENCYWPTSCHNTSRYCLTNWYTPPGQKMTVTKTCTFTCPDIHQVTAYSKSSCCNTDLCNSSRSLPVSWGLLALCIWCIYLSQ, from the exons ATGAGGACTCACCTGCTTTGGTTGTTGCCCCTCATTCTGCTGGCATCCTCAG cccaggcgcTGCGGTGTCATGAATGCAGTGGTACAGAGAACTGCTACTGGCCTACATCTTGCCACAACACGAGCCGCTACTGCTTGACCAACTGGTATA CACCACCAGGCCAGAAAATGACAGTGACAAAAACATGTACCTTTACCTGCCCTGACATTCATCAGGTCACAGCCTACTCCAAGTCCTCCTGCTGCAACACAGACCTCTGCAACAGTAGCCGGAGCCTCCCTGTCAGCTGGGGACTGCTAGCCCTCTGCATCTGGTGTATCTATCTCAGCCAGTAG